In Saccharolobus solfataricus, a genomic segment contains:
- a CDS encoding NAD(P)/FAD-dependent oxidoreductase, with the protein MPLKTYDTIIVGAGIAGLSAALYSSRQKLSTLVLSKDLGGQLTLTDLIENYPGIESTGGLTLAQKIEKQAKKFGAEFIYGEEVKEIAQESDLFIIKGIKGEYAGRALILAFGKTPREINVPGEQEFKGKGVSYCAICDAAFFKGKPAAVIGEGEPGIEAIELLSNYANPAYYITSSSYLAGEEEIVKNVVNKPTVKILTSSRVLEIRGNSKVEELVIKRGDEILQLKVDGVIIEMGYTLKTEFLKGFVELNEKGEIIVDELGRTSREGVFAAGDVTQTPYKQAVVAAAEGVKAALSAYNYIRSKRGLPPVTVDWKAEKKKVSFRL; encoded by the coding sequence ATGCCGTTAAAGACATATGATACAATAATAGTTGGGGCAGGGATTGCTGGATTAAGTGCGGCATTATATTCTTCAAGACAAAAACTATCAACGTTAGTACTTTCAAAAGATCTTGGTGGACAATTAACGTTAACTGATTTAATAGAAAATTATCCAGGGATAGAGTCAACCGGAGGGTTAACTCTAGCGCAAAAGATTGAGAAACAAGCTAAGAAGTTCGGAGCGGAATTCATTTATGGAGAGGAAGTTAAAGAGATCGCACAAGAGTCGGATTTATTCATAATAAAGGGTATTAAAGGTGAATATGCTGGAAGGGCTCTAATTTTAGCGTTTGGTAAAACTCCAAGGGAAATTAATGTACCAGGTGAGCAAGAGTTTAAAGGGAAAGGGGTATCATACTGTGCAATATGTGATGCAGCATTCTTCAAGGGTAAGCCAGCGGCTGTAATAGGCGAAGGTGAACCTGGAATAGAAGCTATAGAATTGTTATCAAATTACGCAAACCCAGCATATTATATTACCTCATCTTCTTATCTAGCAGGTGAGGAGGAGATTGTAAAAAATGTAGTGAATAAACCCACAGTTAAAATATTAACATCTTCAAGAGTCTTAGAAATAAGAGGGAATAGTAAGGTTGAAGAGTTAGTGATAAAGAGAGGGGATGAAATATTACAATTGAAAGTAGATGGTGTGATAATAGAGATGGGCTATACTCTTAAAACGGAGTTTCTAAAAGGATTTGTTGAGTTAAATGAGAAAGGCGAGATAATTGTGGATGAGTTAGGAAGAACGAGTAGGGAGGGAGTATTTGCAGCTGGTGATGTTACTCAAACACCGTATAAGCAAGCAGTTGTAGCTGCTGCTGAGGGAGTTAAGGCTGCATTGTCAGCCTATAACTATATTAGAAGTAAAAGAGGTCTTCCGCCAGTTACCGTAGACTGGAAAGCAGAAAAGAAGAAGGTTAGCTTTAGACTCTAA
- a CDS encoding mechanosensitive ion channel family protein, whose amino-acid sequence MALNERRVIALILTVVLAGIALGGGVFVLSSVFKIIPADYLLYIYAAIWFIVAVIVSYFIGSLIRNRLGDVIGYDNASSISFVVRLIGYIIAFVGFFVLIRVSLGTALAAGGFAGLVLGLAAQDVLANIFGGIMIVISRPYKVGDRVTVSTWQYGLLAPTYPPKFFSNDFLIPGYTGTVTDISLLYTTIFTDDQIPVKIPNSIMIQAAIFIHNGEEKRKVRTKYEVSKDIDPDVLINVLKEKIKKLDFVIEEPSIKVLETTLNTYILGIDTICKTIYEEPPRSEIQKIVMRTVRELQTKTAAASDYNR is encoded by the coding sequence ATGGCTTTAAACGAAAGAAGAGTAATAGCACTCATCTTAACTGTAGTATTAGCTGGAATAGCACTCGGCGGTGGTGTTTTCGTACTATCCAGCGTATTTAAGATAATACCTGCTGATTATCTACTCTATATTTACGCTGCAATTTGGTTTATAGTTGCGGTTATTGTTTCGTACTTTATAGGCTCTCTTATTAGGAATAGATTAGGAGATGTAATAGGTTACGATAACGCTAGCAGTATTTCATTTGTAGTTAGACTAATTGGATATATCATAGCATTCGTAGGATTCTTTGTACTAATTAGGGTAAGTTTGGGTACTGCGTTAGCTGCTGGTGGTTTCGCGGGATTAGTGTTAGGTTTAGCTGCCCAAGACGTTCTTGCCAACATATTCGGCGGGATAATGATAGTGATTTCTAGGCCATATAAGGTAGGAGACAGAGTGACGGTATCAACGTGGCAATATGGTTTATTAGCTCCAACCTATCCTCCAAAGTTCTTCTCTAATGATTTTTTGATCCCAGGTTACACCGGTACAGTAACAGACATTTCATTACTTTATACTACAATATTTACAGACGACCAGATTCCAGTAAAGATACCTAATAGTATAATGATTCAAGCTGCAATTTTCATTCATAATGGGGAGGAGAAAAGGAAGGTCAGAACTAAGTATGAAGTCTCCAAGGATATAGATCCAGATGTTTTAATTAACGTTCTTAAGGAAAAAATAAAGAAACTGGATTTCGTAATCGAAGAACCTTCAATTAAAGTGCTTGAAACTACATTAAACACATACATTTTAGGAATAGATACGATCTGTAAAACTATATATGAAGAACCTCCAAGAAGCGAAATACAAAAAATAGTTATGAGGACAGTAAGAGAACTTCAAACTAAGACCGCAGCTGCCAGTGACTATAATAGATAA
- a CDS encoding amidohydrolase family protein, with translation MFTIRNAKLLDGRIVDVGIEGEKIVCLGECEDNDELIDAENKLVIPPYFNMHFHLDSAFTKAVNKSGTLWEGIRIWQDIRNKISEDEVVRNALTAVKLFVAYGTLWIRSHVDITERSFKLLRAINRVKDESRDIADIQITAFPQDGIFTEKGNDELLRKALENGADNVGLIPHNEITREDGFKSIKYAFELAKEYNKDVDGHIDETDDPNSRYLEVLAKETINNEWYGRVTAGHVTAMHSWDSAYRFRILPYVARAGITVVPNPLINVVLQGRFDGYPKRRGMAPIKEMLYANVNVTLGHDCIMDPWYPLGIGNMLQVLFMAIHLDQMMGINELVSSINLITFNGAKAWRVKNYGIEVGNEANLLVTDADDVIDLIRFMWPPRFVIRKGKVIAKEGKYVLFKGKWERIKG, from the coding sequence ATGTTTACGATAAGAAATGCAAAACTGCTAGATGGAAGGATTGTAGATGTTGGAATAGAAGGCGAGAAGATAGTTTGTCTAGGGGAATGTGAAGATAATGACGAATTAATAGATGCTGAAAATAAATTAGTAATCCCACCATACTTTAACATGCACTTCCATTTAGATAGTGCTTTTACTAAAGCTGTAAATAAAAGCGGTACATTATGGGAAGGAATAAGGATATGGCAAGATATAAGGAATAAGATAAGCGAGGATGAGGTAGTTAGAAACGCGCTAACTGCGGTAAAACTATTCGTGGCATACGGTACTCTTTGGATAAGGTCACACGTTGACATTACTGAGAGATCCTTCAAACTATTAAGAGCTATAAATAGGGTTAAGGATGAGAGTAGGGATATAGCTGATATACAAATTACCGCATTCCCCCAAGACGGGATATTTACCGAAAAGGGGAATGACGAACTTCTTAGAAAGGCTTTAGAAAATGGCGCAGACAATGTTGGGTTAATTCCTCACAATGAAATTACTAGAGAGGATGGTTTCAAGTCAATTAAATATGCATTTGAGCTAGCCAAGGAATATAATAAGGACGTTGATGGACATATCGATGAAACCGATGATCCCAATTCAAGATATTTAGAAGTGTTGGCAAAGGAAACAATAAATAATGAATGGTACGGAAGAGTTACCGCTGGTCATGTTACTGCGATGCATAGTTGGGATTCAGCATATAGGTTCAGAATTTTACCGTACGTTGCGAGGGCTGGAATAACTGTAGTGCCAAATCCTTTGATAAACGTTGTTCTCCAAGGGAGATTTGATGGGTATCCTAAAAGGAGAGGAATGGCTCCCATAAAGGAAATGCTATATGCAAACGTTAACGTTACATTAGGTCATGATTGTATTATGGACCCTTGGTATCCCTTAGGAATAGGAAATATGTTACAAGTTCTCTTTATGGCTATCCATTTGGATCAAATGATGGGTATTAACGAGTTGGTTTCCTCAATCAACTTGATAACTTTTAATGGAGCTAAAGCTTGGAGAGTAAAGAACTATGGGATTGAAGTTGGTAATGAGGCGAATTTGCTAGTAACTGATGCTGATGACGTTATAGATTTGATTCGTTTCATGTGGCCTCCTAGATTTGTGATAAGGAAGGGAAAGGTGATAGCTAAGGAAGGTAAGTACGTCCTATTCAAAGGCAAATGGGAGAGGATAAAAGGTTGA
- a CDS encoding membrane protein, whose protein sequence is MDVSVFLAALGISLLELTEAGAIAAIYHNIYKNNLPFIYAVLGVAIVLIPTFTLGKLIYLVPLNYVLLASAVILFYFGYRLIRSARRSFKGIKKKGGEEKEEGLSVVFTVSAIEGLEASLVILALIPQSYSSAVMGAILASVLVVILTAILKSQVARIRLPHLKFVLSALLFSLGTLWISEVVFDIPDLILPLFFLAYLGINYVIIKI, encoded by the coding sequence ATGGATGTGAGTGTATTCCTTGCCGCATTAGGAATATCCCTTCTTGAACTAACTGAAGCTGGTGCAATAGCTGCAATATATCATAATATTTACAAGAACAATTTACCATTTATTTACGCCGTATTGGGTGTTGCTATCGTTCTCATACCAACGTTTACTTTAGGTAAGTTAATTTATTTGGTTCCCTTAAATTACGTACTTTTAGCATCAGCGGTGATTCTATTCTATTTTGGTTATAGACTGATAAGGAGTGCAAGGAGATCTTTTAAAGGGATTAAGAAGAAGGGAGGAGAAGAAAAGGAAGAGGGATTATCTGTGGTATTTACAGTTTCTGCGATTGAAGGACTGGAAGCATCATTAGTCATTTTAGCCCTTATACCTCAAAGTTATTCATCAGCAGTAATGGGTGCAATACTAGCTTCAGTTTTAGTGGTTATCTTAACGGCAATACTAAAATCGCAAGTGGCTAGAATTAGATTACCTCATTTGAAATTCGTTCTCTCTGCGTTACTCTTTAGCTTAGGTACCTTATGGATAAGTGAAGTTGTCTTTGACATACCAGATCTTATACTACCATTATTCTTCCTAGCCTATTTGGGAATAAATTACGTTATAATAAAGATTTAA
- a CDS encoding fumarylacetoacetate hydrolase family protein, whose translation MVKILLFSPNPNEFKRVGVYENGRVIDLVKAYELLYDAKPPNWFYDTKDLIEGGNGSILLIKSVLDSLRGKEDKVSYDPEKIFYYPPITNPEKIFLLAVNYKAHGKETNNEPPKEPYIFTKFSNALIGHNQPILYPKASNKVDYEIELGVIIGKQGKYVKRERAFDYVFGYTVFNDISYRDRQFPSEMPYGMRWVHGKGMDTGAPMGPWIVTKDEIPNPYELRLTLRVNGEVRQDAYAEDMIFKIDEIIEYLSNGITLKPGDIISTGTPPGVGLATGKFLKPGDTIEAEISKIGVLRNYLVKEE comes from the coding sequence ATGGTTAAAATCCTATTATTCTCTCCAAATCCTAACGAATTTAAGAGAGTTGGTGTTTATGAGAACGGTAGGGTCATTGACCTAGTAAAGGCTTATGAACTATTATATGACGCTAAGCCCCCAAATTGGTTTTACGATACTAAGGATTTAATTGAAGGTGGAAATGGCTCAATCTTACTGATAAAGAGTGTTTTGGATAGTTTAAGGGGTAAGGAGGACAAAGTGTCTTATGATCCAGAGAAGATTTTCTATTATCCACCTATTACTAATCCAGAGAAGATTTTCCTCTTGGCTGTTAATTACAAGGCTCACGGCAAGGAGACTAATAATGAACCTCCAAAGGAACCTTACATTTTTACTAAGTTCTCAAACGCGTTAATCGGTCATAATCAACCTATACTGTATCCGAAAGCATCAAATAAGGTTGATTACGAAATTGAGCTAGGAGTTATAATTGGGAAACAAGGGAAGTATGTAAAGAGAGAAAGAGCGTTTGATTACGTATTTGGTTATACAGTGTTCAACGATATTAGTTATAGGGATAGACAATTTCCATCAGAAATGCCCTATGGTATGAGGTGGGTTCACGGTAAGGGTATGGACACTGGAGCACCAATGGGACCGTGGATAGTTACCAAGGATGAAATTCCAAACCCTTATGAATTGAGGTTGACTTTAAGAGTTAACGGGGAAGTTAGGCAAGACGCTTACGCTGAGGACATGATATTTAAGATTGATGAGATAATCGAGTATTTGTCAAATGGTATAACATTAAAACCTGGAGATATAATATCTACTGGAACTCCGCCTGGAGTTGGATTAGCTACTGGAAAATTCTTGAAACCGGGCGATACAATTGAGGCGGAGATAAGCAAGATAGGAGTGTTAAGGAATTATTTAGTAAAAGAAGAATAA
- a CDS encoding thiamine pyrophosphate-binding protein — translation MGKTTSELLIDTISSQVTDVFGIPGTHGLSLYEELRKRVSRGEIRYYMPRLEYGGAIMADYYARLKGNVGVFLSVNGPGFTNSLTALVGAYSEGSPLVLISLNKEFKYRHRRQLHDSGYYDLQLEMARQATKASFRIYSPEDVPIIMERAFKIALEDKMGPVYIEVPVDVLEEKGDFENYKIKKVNRTLIYPTKEEVREALNFLSECSKPILLLGYGASRSNILNYIEKLGIPVFTTIRGKGSIPENHPLYAGTIFNLKEIPGDCLIALGTSFNDLETSRWSIKLPDRILHVDPDVNVFNTSINAEVTIKASAEAFLEEIVEKVNLPKWSYKVEEKNSDIVDNTSEITHDYLAKVLDETLSEDRVIISDAGTNQVMAMDIKVYKPNSYFNSLIFNAMGSAIPASIGGKIASPERQIVSIIGDLGFQGCFNELITAAQYKINFLTVLVEDGVQHFLRLNQKMRYGNTFTTDVFQIDYTKVVEGIGVNVIEVKDRKDLKKSVEEAVGLSLKSPTVLRVHVSPNSIPSRLLMKR, via the coding sequence ATGGGCAAAACTACGTCCGAGCTTCTAATTGATACGATTTCTTCTCAAGTTACCGACGTATTCGGGATACCTGGAACCCATGGTTTATCATTATACGAGGAGCTCAGAAAAAGGGTAAGTAGAGGGGAAATTAGATACTATATGCCTAGATTAGAATACGGAGGGGCAATAATGGCAGACTATTATGCTAGATTAAAGGGAAATGTGGGAGTTTTCTTATCAGTAAATGGTCCTGGCTTTACTAATTCTTTAACTGCTCTGGTCGGCGCTTATTCTGAAGGTTCTCCTCTTGTCCTTATCTCCCTCAATAAGGAATTTAAATATAGACATAGGAGACAACTTCACGATTCTGGCTATTACGACTTACAGTTAGAAATGGCCAGACAAGCAACTAAGGCATCATTTAGAATTTACTCTCCAGAAGATGTGCCAATTATAATGGAAAGGGCTTTTAAAATAGCTCTCGAAGATAAGATGGGACCGGTTTACATTGAGGTTCCGGTCGATGTATTGGAAGAGAAAGGTGATTTTGAGAATTATAAGATTAAGAAGGTTAATAGAACATTAATTTATCCTACGAAAGAGGAAGTAAGGGAAGCGTTAAATTTCTTGAGTGAGTGTTCTAAACCAATTCTACTATTAGGTTATGGTGCGTCTAGATCGAACATCTTGAACTACATTGAAAAATTAGGGATTCCCGTATTCACCACAATAAGGGGTAAGGGAAGCATTCCGGAGAATCATCCCTTATATGCTGGAACAATATTTAACCTCAAGGAGATACCAGGGGATTGCCTCATAGCACTAGGGACATCATTTAACGATCTCGAAACTAGTAGATGGAGCATTAAATTGCCGGATAGGATACTTCACGTGGATCCGGACGTTAACGTATTTAACACCTCAATAAATGCAGAAGTTACTATAAAAGCAAGTGCCGAAGCTTTTCTAGAGGAGATCGTTGAGAAGGTTAATTTGCCTAAATGGAGTTATAAAGTGGAGGAAAAGAACAGCGATATAGTTGATAACACAAGTGAAATAACTCATGATTACTTAGCTAAAGTTTTAGATGAGACGTTAAGTGAAGATAGGGTTATCATCTCTGATGCAGGGACAAATCAAGTTATGGCAATGGATATAAAAGTGTATAAACCGAACTCATACTTTAATTCGCTTATCTTTAACGCAATGGGATCTGCTATTCCAGCTAGCATAGGGGGTAAAATTGCATCTCCAGAGAGGCAAATAGTGAGTATTATAGGAGATCTAGGATTTCAAGGATGTTTTAATGAACTAATTACTGCAGCACAGTATAAGATCAACTTCTTAACAGTTTTAGTAGAGGATGGTGTACAGCACTTCCTAAGGTTAAATCAGAAAATGAGATATGGAAATACTTTTACAACTGATGTATTTCAAATAGATTACACTAAGGTTGTGGAAGGGATTGGGGTTAACGTAATTGAGGTTAAGGATAGGAAAGACCTTAAGAAAAGTGTAGAAGAGGCCGTTGGATTATCTCTCAAGAGTCCAACAGTTCTAAGAGTTCACGTTAGCCCTAATAGTATACCTTCTAGATTGTTAATGAAAAGATAG
- a CDS encoding glycosyltransferase family 4 protein, translating to MDLLITNHRDLRHRKAGGAEQVIYEISRRLVKKGVSVTWLSEEIKGLPKEEEIENIRIIRRGNSITLHLYAPIEARRHEIVIDSVAHAVPFYSYLVNKNAIALVHHVHQDVVKYELNPIMARAVAFSERSVSNYKSIIAVSNTTKRDLVERLKAKEDRIEVIHNGIDHNIYRPGKKASEPTILWIGRLKKYKNPLDAIDVAKRVKAKLVMAGGGDLENEVVQKIKTINGEYLGRVSEEDKIRLYQSAWIVIVTSFIEGWSMVTVEANACGTPVIAYNKGSLPEIIKNGVNGYIVNYKDIEAMSKIINELIEDEKRIKELWKSSYEESLNYDWDKSSEKYYNYLIRKALD from the coding sequence GTGGATTTATTAATAACTAATCACAGAGATCTAAGGCACAGGAAGGCTGGAGGAGCTGAACAAGTAATTTACGAGATATCTAGGAGATTGGTTAAGAAAGGAGTTAGCGTGACGTGGCTTTCTGAAGAGATAAAGGGATTACCTAAGGAGGAGGAAATTGAAAATATCAGAATAATAAGGAGAGGAAATTCAATTACCTTACATCTTTATGCACCAATAGAAGCAAGGAGACATGAGATTGTAATTGACAGTGTTGCCCATGCTGTACCGTTCTATTCATATCTAGTAAATAAGAATGCAATTGCATTAGTCCATCACGTCCATCAAGATGTAGTAAAATACGAGTTAAACCCAATCATGGCTAGGGCTGTAGCTTTTTCTGAGCGGAGTGTAAGCAATTATAAGAGTATTATTGCAGTTTCTAACACCACTAAAAGGGATTTGGTGGAGAGGCTGAAGGCTAAAGAGGATAGGATAGAGGTTATTCATAATGGAATTGATCATAACATTTACAGACCGGGCAAGAAAGCAAGCGAGCCAACTATACTTTGGATAGGAAGATTAAAGAAATATAAGAACCCATTAGATGCAATCGACGTTGCTAAGAGAGTCAAGGCTAAACTGGTTATGGCTGGGGGAGGAGATCTAGAAAATGAAGTAGTGCAGAAAATCAAGACTATTAATGGTGAATATCTTGGGAGGGTTAGTGAGGAGGATAAGATAAGACTATATCAGTCAGCGTGGATTGTAATAGTAACCTCATTCATAGAGGGTTGGAGTATGGTTACAGTCGAGGCTAATGCATGTGGAACCCCGGTAATTGCCTATAATAAGGGATCTTTGCCGGAAATCATAAAGAATGGTGTAAATGGGTATATAGTAAATTATAAGGATATTGAAGCGATGAGTAAGATCATAAATGAGTTAATAGAGGATGAGAAAAGGATTAAGGAACTATGGAAAAGTAGTTATGAAGAGTCTTTAAATTATGATTGGGACAAGAGTTCTGAGAAATATTATAATTACTTGATTCGAAAAGCATTAGATTAA
- a CDS encoding ferredoxin family protein — protein MMDLLKRLSLNKYNVDKTTHIEVNTDICLTCKDKPCTKVCPAGTYEPSPDGRIVVHYERCLECGAALVACPYGAIKFHFPEGGISYKYG, from the coding sequence ATGATGGATCTTCTGAAAAGGTTGTCTTTAAATAAGTATAATGTAGATAAGACCACCCATATAGAGGTAAATACTGATATATGTTTAACTTGCAAAGATAAGCCTTGCACTAAAGTTTGCCCTGCTGGAACGTATGAGCCTTCTCCCGATGGAAGAATTGTGGTACACTATGAGAGATGCTTAGAATGCGGTGCGGCATTAGTAGCTTGCCCATATGGTGCAATAAAGTTTCATTTCCCAGAAGGAGGTATAAGCTATAAATATGGATAG
- a CDS encoding NAD(P)/FAD-dependent oxidoreductase translates to MSFDADVIIVGGGLAGLSAAITANREGLSTIVLERGEYSGSKNVSGGRMYTHALLQLFPDALERAPLERPVTNETYEIYCEEEKKITFSFRHKTRNSYTVLRAKFDQWLAKEAENEGVLISYSTLVTNARRENDYVVIETNRGELKAPLVIDAGGITAPVSRFLGVKKLEPKTLMLGVKEVLDIKPDMDDDEGEARTIVGLIGNLKGGGFVYTNKDTLSVGVTIKVESLYNSNIPSHEIVERFRESLGLSGSILEYSAHLIPYYGYDKIGKIYDKNLILVGDAAGFLINDGFNIRGMDLAMGSGIIAGKSAKKIKELNDYSRTDIYYEMLKESFVLKDMKTALRSFSVLNEEEIFTKYPKVICNVLGQLFTVTSDGKERPINVLIKESKSENVNTTKMLTDIMRLFI, encoded by the coding sequence GTGAGCTTCGACGCTGATGTTATAATAGTAGGTGGAGGACTAGCTGGGCTTTCCGCTGCTATTACTGCAAACAGAGAGGGATTATCAACTATTGTATTAGAAAGAGGAGAATATTCTGGAAGTAAGAACGTTTCTGGAGGAAGAATGTACACTCACGCATTATTACAATTATTTCCCGATGCACTGGAGAGAGCACCATTAGAGAGACCGGTAACTAATGAAACTTACGAGATCTATTGTGAAGAAGAAAAAAAGATTACTTTTTCGTTCCGGCATAAAACTAGAAATAGCTATACTGTATTGAGGGCTAAATTTGACCAATGGCTAGCTAAAGAGGCTGAAAATGAGGGAGTTTTAATATCTTATTCAACACTGGTTACTAATGCTAGGCGGGAAAACGATTATGTGGTAATAGAGACTAATAGAGGTGAACTTAAGGCACCTTTAGTTATAGATGCTGGTGGAATTACAGCTCCAGTCTCCAGATTCTTAGGAGTTAAAAAATTAGAGCCCAAGACGTTAATGTTAGGAGTTAAAGAGGTATTAGACATTAAACCCGATATGGATGATGATGAGGGTGAGGCTAGAACCATAGTGGGATTGATAGGAAATTTGAAAGGAGGAGGTTTCGTTTACACTAATAAAGATACATTATCCGTAGGCGTTACGATAAAAGTTGAGTCGTTATATAATTCTAATATACCTTCGCATGAAATTGTAGAGAGATTTAGAGAGTCGTTGGGCTTAAGCGGGAGTATCCTAGAATACTCTGCACACTTGATTCCATATTACGGTTATGATAAGATAGGTAAAATCTACGATAAGAATTTAATTTTAGTAGGCGATGCAGCTGGATTTCTAATAAACGACGGATTCAACATTAGAGGAATGGATTTAGCAATGGGCTCTGGAATTATTGCTGGAAAGTCAGCTAAGAAGATTAAGGAGCTTAACGATTATAGTAGAACTGATATCTATTACGAGATGCTCAAAGAATCTTTCGTACTAAAGGATATGAAGACCGCCTTAAGGTCTTTTAGCGTATTAAATGAGGAGGAGATTTTCACTAAATATCCTAAGGTCATTTGTAATGTGCTGGGCCAATTGTTTACAGTAACAAGTGATGGAAAGGAGAGGCCTATAAACGTCTTAATTAAAGAAAGTAAAAGCGAAAACGTAAATACTACGAAAATGCTAACTGATATCATGAGGTTATTTATATGA
- a CDS encoding universal stress protein, whose translation MKRILVGYDGSENAERALDFAIELASKFSARLFVVEVIDLTLFYNTGILPPLEATKSLEERAKKDVKRAIEKAKSKGVNAEGITVEGDPANSILQFATDNQIDVIVIGSRGLSKVQRIFLGSVSNKIVQESKVPVVVVK comes from the coding sequence ATGAAGAGAATCTTAGTAGGTTATGATGGTTCGGAAAACGCAGAAAGGGCTTTAGATTTTGCGATAGAATTAGCTAGCAAGTTTTCCGCTAGGCTTTTTGTAGTAGAAGTGATAGACCTTACATTATTTTATAACACTGGGATACTACCACCATTGGAAGCTACTAAGAGCTTGGAGGAAAGGGCTAAAAAGGACGTTAAAAGAGCGATAGAAAAAGCTAAAAGTAAAGGCGTCAACGCTGAAGGTATAACGGTAGAAGGAGATCCTGCAAATTCCATTTTACAGTTTGCTACAGATAACCAAATTGACGTAATAGTAATTGGGAGTAGAGGGTTATCAAAGGTTCAACGCATATTCCTAGGTAGTGTATCGAATAAAATTGTCCAGGAGTCTAAGGTTCCCGTAGTAGTAGTTAAGTAA
- a CDS encoding aldo/keto reductase — protein sequence MEDVKKFKYFTVSPLAFGTWRIGGGYWYSSHDRDNEWVGAIRRAIELGLRVIDTAEMYGNGHAEELVGEAIKEFSREELFIVSKVWPSHADYDNVIKSAKNSSRRLGTYIDLYLLHAPSRVPICKTIRAFEKLVDDGVIRFFGLSNFDVDQIESARECVSKYEIVAIQNHYSLLSRSDERRALAYAEKNGLMYMAYTPLENGILARNEFLANIGKKYNKTATQVALNWYITGKNSLIPIVKASKIPHIEENAGAMGWRLSEEDWRAIDEHFREKSYFLDKFVSSLKSMRPWS from the coding sequence ATGGAAGACGTTAAGAAATTTAAATACTTTACAGTATCACCTCTAGCTTTTGGAACCTGGAGGATTGGGGGAGGTTATTGGTACTCCTCTCATGACAGAGACAATGAATGGGTAGGTGCGATTCGTAGGGCAATAGAACTAGGACTAAGAGTTATCGACACTGCTGAAATGTACGGTAATGGTCACGCTGAGGAATTGGTAGGTGAAGCGATCAAGGAATTTAGCAGAGAAGAATTGTTTATAGTGTCTAAGGTTTGGCCTAGTCATGCTGACTATGATAATGTAATAAAGTCAGCTAAAAATAGTTCAAGAAGACTAGGCACATACATAGATCTTTATTTACTTCACGCTCCATCAAGAGTACCGATTTGCAAGACTATAAGGGCATTTGAGAAACTGGTAGATGATGGTGTAATAAGGTTTTTTGGGCTCAGTAACTTCGATGTGGACCAAATAGAGAGCGCCAGAGAGTGTGTCAGTAAGTATGAAATTGTCGCAATTCAAAATCACTATAGTTTGCTAAGTAGAAGTGATGAGAGGAGGGCTTTAGCTTACGCGGAGAAAAATGGACTGATGTATATGGCGTATACACCATTGGAAAATGGAATATTAGCTAGGAATGAGTTCTTAGCTAATATAGGTAAGAAGTACAATAAGACTGCAACTCAAGTAGCCTTAAATTGGTATATTACTGGTAAAAACAGTTTGATACCAATAGTGAAAGCCTCTAAAATACCCCATATAGAGGAAAATGCTGGTGCAATGGGTTGGAGATTGTCAGAAGAGGATTGGAGGGCAATAGATGAGCATTTTAGAGAGAAGAGTTATTTTCTAGATAAGTTTGTATCGTCTTTGAAATCGATGAGACCTTGGTCTTAG
- a CDS encoding HEPN domain-containing protein, whose protein sequence is MNFDSLAFSYITQAEERLDLAKTEYERKKYNIVVRLCQEAVELSLKACLRLVNIEPPKFHDVGPILKNNTDKFPQWFKEKIDIFASYSRSLRKERELSMYGDEETNTPPELLYSAYDGQQSIKIAEEILEYAKKLYEEKRNK, encoded by the coding sequence TTGAACTTTGATTCCTTAGCATTTTCATATATTACACAAGCTGAAGAAAGATTAGATTTAGCTAAAACAGAATATGAAAGAAAGAAATATAACATTGTAGTAAGACTTTGTCAAGAAGCTGTAGAGCTCTCTCTTAAAGCATGTCTTAGATTGGTTAATATAGAACCACCCAAATTTCATGATGTAGGTCCAATATTAAAAAATAATACAGACAAATTTCCACAATGGTTTAAAGAAAAGATAGATATTTTTGCCTCATACTCGAGATCCCTAAGGAAAGAAAGGGAACTATCAATGTATGGTGATGAAGAAACTAATACTCCTCCTGAACTACTCTATTCAGCTTATGATGGTCAACAATCAATTAAAATTGCTGAGGAAATATTGGAATATGCAAAGAAGTTATATGAAGAGAAAAGGAATAAGTAA